Part of the Acidimicrobiia bacterium genome is shown below.
TGCTCCTCGCCGGTGACCCGGCCACGAGCGATTCGTTCAAGACGCTGATCGCCCACATCAACCACGAGCGGTGCGGGAACGCGGCGATGTGCGTCGGAGCCGCGCAGGGCGCCCTCGAGTACGCCGTCCGCTACATGAACGAGCGGGTCGTGGGTGGGCGGCCGATCGGCGAGCTGCAGGGACTGCAGTGGAAGGTGGCGGACATGGCCACCCAGCTCGAGGGGGCCCGGCTGCTGCTCCAGCGCGCCCTGCGCCTCGCGGGCCCGCACGGGACCCCGCCCGCGCTCGAGACCGCGATGGCGAAGTGCGCGGCGAACCTGGCCGCGAAGTTCGTGTGCGACGAGGCGATTCAGCTGCTCGGCGGGTACGGCTACAGCCGCGAATACCCGGTCGAGCGCGCGTACCGGGACATCCGGGGACTGTGCATCGGCGCCGGCACGGTCGAGATCCAGCGAAACTTCATCGGCTCGCAGATCGTCCGCGGCGCCACGCCCGTCGGCGCGTCGTGGCGCGGCCCGCTCGGCTGAGGCCCACGTACCGCCACCCCGAGGCGCGGGCGTACGCCGCGCCCGGCGGCCCGTGGGACGCCCCGACCCTCGACGCGCTCCTGCGCCGGGCCGCCGGGTCCGCCCGCGGGCCGCTGCTCGTCGACGACACCGGCGCCTCGCTCGACGGACCGGCGGTGGAGGCCGCGACGGCGGCGCTCGCCGGCGGCCTGCGCGCCGCGGGCGTCCGGCGCGGCGACGTCGTGGCCTGGCAGGCCCCGAACGGCCACGAGGTCGCGCTCCTCTACCGCGCCTGCTGGCGTCTCGGCGCGGTCGCGGGGCCGATCCACCACCAGGCGGGGACGGGCGACGTCGAGGGGATGCTCGCCGTCCTCGAGCCGCGCCTGTTCTTGCCGCGCGAGGAGGTGCACGGCGCGTCGGCCCGCCTCCGCGCCCTGCTCGAGGCGGCGGCGCCCGTCACCCGGTCGGCGGCGCGTCCGGCCGACGTGGCGGTGGTGCTGTTCACCGCGGGCTCCAGCGGGAGCCCGAAGGCGGCCCTCCACACGCAACGGGGGCTCGCGTACAAGGCCCGCGTCATGGCCGCGACCCACGGGCTCCGGAGCGACGACTCGGTGCTGATGCCGGCGCCGCTCGCCCACGTGTCGGGGCTCCTCAACGCCGTGCTCGTGCCCGGGGTGGTGCCGATGGCCGCGCACCTCATGGCCCGGTGGGACCCCGAGCGGGCGCTGACGACCATCGAGGCCGACCGCATCACGTTCATGGTCGGCCCGCCCACGTTCTTCGTGGCGCTGATCGGCGCGGCCGGCTTCGCGCCCGGTCGCGTCGACAGCCTGCGCCTGGTGTCGAGTGGCGGCGCCGGGGTGACACCGGCGTTCGTCGTCGAGGCGAGCGAGCGCCTCCGCGCCCTCGTGAAGCGGTCGTACGGGTCGACCGAGGCGCCGACGGTCACGACCAGCACCGCTGGCGACCCGCCCACCCGGGCTCGAGACACCGACGGTCGCGCCGTCGGCGCGGCACGGCTGCGGGTGAGCGACCCCGAGAGCGGACGGCCGCGCCCGCCCGGCGGCACCGGCGAGCTGTGGCTCCGCGGCCCCGAGCTGTTCGTCGGGTACACCGACCCGGCCCAGACCGCCGAGGCCGTGCACCGGGGCTGGTTCCGCACCGGCGACCTCGCCATCCTCGACGCCGACGGGTGGCTGACGATCGTCGGCCGCATCAAGGACACGATCATCCGGGGCGGCGAGAACATCCCCGCGGCCGAGGTCGAGGCGGTCCTCGAGGCTCACCCCGACATCGCCGAGGCCGTCGCCGTCGGCGCCCCCGACTCGACGCTCGGGGAACGGGTGTGCGCGTTCGTGGTGGCCCGGCGGCCGTTCGACCTCGAGGCGTGTCGGGCCTGGTTCGAGCACCGAGGGGTGGCGCGGTACAAGACCCCGGAGCGCGTCGTGCGGGTCGACGAGCTGCCGCTCCTGTCGGCCGGCAAGCCGGACCGCGCCGCGCTCCGCCGGCGGGCGGCCGCCGAGCGCTCGTCGGCCTGAGATCAGAGGATGCTCTCGCCCGCCTCGACGCGCGGGCGCAGCAGCGAGGCCAGCCGCTCCCGGTGGAAGCTGGCGTCCCCGAAGCTCACCTTGTCGAGCTGCGCCCGCTTCAAGAACAGGTGCAGGTCGTGCTCCCACGTGAACCCGATGCCGCCGTGGATCTGGAGGCCGGACGCCATGACCCGCTTCGACGCGTCCGAGCACCAGACCTTCGCGGTCGACGCCGCCACCGAGCGCTCGCGGTCGTCCGCGCCGAGGCACCAGGCGGCCCAGTAGACGCTCGACCGCATGCCCTCGACGTCGACGAGCATGTCGGCGCACCGGTGCTTCACCGCTTGAAAGCTCCCGATCGGCCGACCGAACTGCACGCGCTCCTTCGCGTACTCGACCGCCATCGACAGCACGCGGTCGGCGCCGCCGAGCATCTCGGCGGCGGCGTACGTCGCCCCGTGGTCGAGGACGGCGGCGACGGTGACGTCGTCCAGGCGCGTCGCCGGCGTCTCGTCGAAGCGCAGCCATCCCAGCTCTCGGGTGCGGTCCATCGCCGCCTCGGCCGGCACCCGGTGCTCGTCGTCGAGCTCCACCACGAACACCGCGGGGCCGTCGGCGGCCGCGCCGACGACGACCGCCAGACGCGCCGAGGGCGCGTACAGGACCGGATCGGCCCGCCCGCGCAGCCGCCACCCTCGCCCGGCCGGGTCGGCCCGCACCGCGTCGGGGCCGCGGCTCCACGCCACCGTGGCCACGTCCCCCTCGAGCAGGGCGGCGACCCGGTCGTCCTGCCCGGCGGCGGCCAGCGTCCCGATCGCCAGCACGGTCGACGCGAACGGGGCCGGCGCCGCGTGCCGGCCGATCTCCTCCGCCAGGACGGCGACCTCGACCGGGCCCAGGCCGAGCCCGCCGAGGCGCTCCGGGACGGCCACGCCGACCCACCCCTGGTCGAGCATCGCCCGCCAGAGCTCGGCGTCCCATCCGCCCCCGGCGTCGACGACGGCGCGGACCCGCGGGCTCGACGCCAGGTCATCCAGGAGGTCGCGGGCGCTCTCGCGCAGGGCCTCCTGGTCGTCGTCGAGGGCGAAATCCAAGCGCCGCAGGCTATCCGCGCGCTTCGGCGACGGGTCAGGCCGGGACGGTGCCGCTGCGCACGCCGACGTCGGCGTGGGCGCGCGCCGCGGTCGGGGCGCCGGGCCGCTCCGGTGCGGCGTCGACGCGCAGGAGGCCGACCAGGGCCACCATCGCCGCCAGGTACGCCACGAGGGCCAGGACCAGCACCACGCCGAAGCCGAACGTCATGGCCAGGATCGTCGCCAGCACCGCGCCGATCACCGAGGCGAACCCGTTGACGGCCCAGCCCCAGGCCACGTACACGCGGGACGCCTCGGTCAGGCGGGCGACGGCCCCGATGCCGAGCGGCATGAACATGCCCAGGCAGAGCCCGAGCGGGGCGAGCACGGCGAGCGCCAGCAGGATGCGGGCCGTGAGCGGCCAGACCTGCGTGGCGTCGGTGAGCGGCGTCAAGCCGACCAGGTAGAAGAGGGTCAGGGCCGTGATGGCGCCGGCGAGCACCGGCAGCACGCGGCGCGCTCGGTCCTTGACCCGTTCGCTCAGGTAGGCGCCGATCCCCGTGAACACGAGGATCGACATGAGGGTGACGGTCAGCGAGTAGGTCGGGTACCCGAGGAACAGCACGAGGCGCTGGATCAGCGTCACCTCGAAGAAGATGAAGCCGAGCCCGAGCAGCGAGAAGTAGGCCGCGGACCGTCGCTTGCGGGGCAGCTCCGACCACGTCCTGCGAATGGCGAGGAACGGGAGCAGCAGGAAGACGGCGGCGAGGAGGGTGGCGATCCCCAGGAGCAGCACGAGCACGCGCTCACCGACGGCCTGCTCGAAGTCCCGCTTGTCGATGGGCTTCAGGAACCCCCGCAGCACGTCGGGGAAGGACGTGAAGTGCCAGAAGAAGGGACGGTTGTCGCTGATCGGTCGGATGTCGAAGGGGTAGGAGCTGTAGAAGGCGTCCAGCCGGCTGCCGGGGGTCGTGATGAGGCGGCTCACCACGTTGGCGTCGGCGGGCAGTCCCGGCGCGTACCGCAGCGACGCGCCCCGGACCCTCGGGAGGGCCGCCTCGAGGCCGCCGAGCTCGGCGGCGGTGAAGGCGTCGCGCTTGACGAGGATGGTGCTGAGCGAGAAGCCGTTGATGTCCGGAGACGTGGCGACGACGATGTGCCGCGTCGGGTCGCGGACGCCGAGCTCCCCCAGGGCGTGGCGAGCCGTGGCCACGTAGCGCAGGGTCCGGTTGAGCTTGTCGAACTCGCCGAACTGGACCGCGAGCAGACCGTGGCCGCTGAGGTGTCGGAGGCTGTCGACAATCGCGTTGCTCGTGTACAGGTAGCTCTCCGAGAGCACGTAGGCACCGACGGCGGCGGCGTTCGCCGCGTAGCTGTCCGGGGCCGGGTACCACACGAGGTTGTACTTCGCGTCGCTCCGGGCCAGGTAGGTGCGCCCGTCACCCTTGACGTAGTTCACCCGGGGGTTCTGGGCCAGGTGCCCGTCGTAGGCGGCGTACTTGTGGGTGACGAGGTCCCAGGTCACCGGGTTCAGCTCCACCGCGTCGACGTGCCTCGCCCGGTAGTACAGGGAGGTCAGGACCTCGTTCCCGCCGGCCGCCCCGATGATGAGCACGCGCCGCGGCGCTGCGCCCGTCACGGCGTAAGGGAAGCGGCGGGGATCGGTGTCGTAGCGGCTCAGCGTGGCCGGGTCCCCGTTGTACCGGAAGATGCCGGACCCCTGGAGCCCGTCGTGGAAGAGGATCCGCTCGTTCACGTAGTTCCCGACGTCCACCCGGAAGATCGGACTCCAGGACGAGTAGCTGGTGTTCGCCGACGTGAGCTGGGCCTTCGTGGCGTCGTCCCGCTGCTCCGGCAGCAGCGACGGGCGGGCGACGAACACGGCGAGCAGGGCGGCGATGACGGCGCCGGCGGCCAGGCCACGACGGGCACCGCGCGCCGCGATGGCGAGGCCGGTGACCGCCAGCACGAGGCCGGCGAGCATGATC
Proteins encoded:
- a CDS encoding AMP-binding protein, giving the protein MARPARLRPTYRHPEARAYAAPGGPWDAPTLDALLRRAAGSARGPLLVDDTGASLDGPAVEAATAALAGGLRAAGVRRGDVVAWQAPNGHEVALLYRACWRLGAVAGPIHHQAGTGDVEGMLAVLEPRLFLPREEVHGASARLRALLEAAAPVTRSAARPADVAVVLFTAGSSGSPKAALHTQRGLAYKARVMAATHGLRSDDSVLMPAPLAHVSGLLNAVLVPGVVPMAAHLMARWDPERALTTIEADRITFMVGPPTFFVALIGAAGFAPGRVDSLRLVSSGGAGVTPAFVVEASERLRALVKRSYGSTEAPTVTTSTAGDPPTRARDTDGRAVGAARLRVSDPESGRPRPPGGTGELWLRGPELFVGYTDPAQTAEAVHRGWFRTGDLAILDADGWLTIVGRIKDTIIRGGENIPAAEVEAVLEAHPDIAEAVAVGAPDSTLGERVCAFVVARRPFDLEACRAWFEHRGVARYKTPERVVRVDELPLLSAGKPDRAALRRRAAAERSSA
- a CDS encoding acyl-CoA dehydrogenase family protein, giving the protein MDFALDDDQEALRESARDLLDDLASSPRVRAVVDAGGGWDAELWRAMLDQGWVGVAVPERLGGLGLGPVEVAVLAEEIGRHAAPAPFASTVLAIGTLAAAGQDDRVAALLEGDVATVAWSRGPDAVRADPAGRGWRLRGRADPVLYAPSARLAVVVGAAADGPAVFVVELDDEHRVPAEAAMDRTRELGWLRFDETPATRLDDVTVAAVLDHGATYAAAEMLGGADRVLSMAVEYAKERVQFGRPIGSFQAVKHRCADMLVDVEGMRSSVYWAAWCLGADDRERSVAASTAKVWCSDASKRVMASGLQIHGGIGFTWEHDLHLFLKRAQLDKVSFGDASFHRERLASLLRPRVEAGESIL
- a CDS encoding acyl-CoA dehydrogenase, which codes for ITVDEAYGGMGMGDIEAAIVLEELARVDVSSAILAQLIFNGPPRAIQHLGSDAMKGRWLPMAASGEGLFCIGISESEAGSAVTHMRARLTPDGDGYRLNAYKNYVTGGHKARCCLVWCRFPGGEGAKGIGAVVVDLEADGVSVTGTHVKMGLRGTSEAELAFDDVYVGPEDVLLAGDPATSDSFKTLIAHINHERCGNAAMCVGAAQGALEYAVRYMNERVVGGRPIGELQGLQWKVADMATQLEGARLLLQRALRLAGPHGTPPALETAMAKCAANLAAKFVCDEAIQLLGGYGYSREYPVERAYRDIRGLCIGAGTVEIQRNFIGSQIVRGATPVGASWRGPLG